A single genomic interval of Croceibacter atlanticus HTCC2559 harbors:
- the porV gene encoding type IX secretion system outer membrane channel protein PorV gives MKKAAFVLFGTLLLFNIQANAQSENNRVITTGVPFLLISGDARASGIGDMGAASSPDTYSQQWNPAKYAFALDQQGIAVSYTPYLRELVNDINIGTLTYYNRFSERSAVAGSLKYSSYGDIELRETPDQQPLLVKPNELALDLGYSLKLSERFSMGVTGRYIRSDLQIQSTNNDASAANTFGVDVSAYYQSEEIAYNNFDGRWRAGVNISNIGPKIKYDDAGQESFIPTNFRLGVGHDFILDFDNKISAIVEVNKLLVPTPPAVDEDMDGQLSEEDEQAIRDYNNTSSFGAIFSSWGDAPDGFSEELKEFTWAIGAEYWYQDSFAFRAGYFNESDEKGFRKFATIGAGFRYSLATIDVSYLFSTSQTQNPLEGTLRFSLAFNFGDTWDEY, from the coding sequence ATGAAAAAAGCAGCATTTGTTTTATTTGGCACCCTTCTGTTATTCAACATACAAGCTAACGCGCAAAGTGAAAACAACAGAGTTATTACAACAGGTGTTCCTTTCTTATTAATTTCAGGAGACGCAAGAGCATCTGGTATTGGTGATATGGGAGCAGCGTCTTCACCAGACACCTACTCACAGCAATGGAACCCAGCAAAATATGCATTTGCACTTGACCAACAAGGTATTGCAGTTTCATACACACCATACCTAAGAGAGTTGGTTAATGATATAAATATAGGTACGCTAACCTATTACAATAGATTTAGCGAACGTAGTGCTGTTGCAGGATCTTTAAAATATTCGAGTTATGGTGATATTGAGTTAAGAGAAACACCAGACCAACAACCACTATTAGTAAAACCAAATGAGCTTGCCTTAGACCTTGGATACTCTCTTAAATTAAGTGAGCGTTTTTCTATGGGTGTTACAGGTCGCTATATAAGATCAGACTTACAAATACAAAGTACTAACAATGACGCTTCTGCAGCAAATACCTTTGGCGTAGATGTTTCTGCTTATTATCAAAGTGAAGAAATTGCTTATAATAATTTTGATGGACGCTGGAGAGCTGGTGTTAACATAAGTAATATAGGCCCTAAAATTAAATATGATGATGCAGGACAAGAAAGCTTTATTCCTACAAACTTTAGACTAGGTGTAGGGCACGACTTTATACTAGATTTCGACAATAAGATTTCTGCAATAGTTGAAGTTAACAAGCTATTAGTACCAACGCCACCAGCTGTCGATGAGGATATGGACGGACAGTTATCTGAAGAAGATGAGCAAGCAATAAGAGATTACAATAATACAAGTTCTTTTGGTGCTATTTTCTCTTCTTGGGGAGATGCTCCAGATGGTTTTAGTGAAGAATTAAAAGAATTTACTTGGGCTATTGGTGCAGAATATTGGTACCAAGATAGCTTTGCTTTTAGAGCTGGTTATTTTAATGAAAGTGATGAAAAAGGGTTTAGAAAATTTGCAACAATTGGTGCAGGTTTTAGGTACAGCTTAGCAACTATAGATGTTTCTTATCTATTCTCTACATCTCAAACTCAAAACCCATTAGAAGGCACTTTAAGATTTAGCTTAGCCTTTAATTTTGGAGATACTTGGGATGAATATTAA
- the porU gene encoding type IX secretion system sortase PorU — MKISLFFTFLLFTVVVTAQSKQFSIVWEDEKAVATSRSSFTVPGFETKNFEFDDVLKTIHYSTQWKESGYISQNSVSLSNVSYQTINKTLLSNLDTSKIPTNHNPELKISYARGIGYATLRLSPIIKDKNTYKRLTSFTVNYTNNPSLQRATNNTQSQAVTNSVLASGNIYKFYVEKDGVHQLTRSFLQDLGMNVNNIDPRRLKIYGHGGRALPLLVSENEHFDPPQVSIQVIGEEDGSFDNNDSVLFYAESINGFVEENNSNINPYAERAYYYITADGDLGNRIFPFTQPTGTPDVTFTTFDDYKFVEEDRFSPVLVGRRWFGDRFDVENDRTYEFNFPNIVNSEQMLVKVYAAAASESSTTLNVNINGEDVDNLFFGAIAGTSLGSANQFVGNVDATSDNVSVNLNYNNNGNPASRGYLDYISIEARRELIADNIQFKFKNRDAISASGIGEYIIQNSQNISQVWDITNAQQVTSIANTTNANTLSFKTTLGEERNYVAISPTDYYTPLRESQSQVINQNLKGTIFNSNTANFEDVDYLMLVDNTLISEANRLAQYRRDRDGLNVKVVQLQTIYNEFSSGQQDISAIRNFVKYVYDNASSPASRLKYVCLFGEGSVDYKDRLQNNNLIIPTYQRLRSFSLLSSFASDDYFGMIDPNEGTFQNFDKLDIAIGRILADTPQLARTLVDKIIDYESKVSYGRWRNNFLLISDDVDVEFEYEGIEVQLDALGDEIGQNKPSLNVYKIHSDAFQQESTAGGNRYPDVNEAITNAIERGATVTNYFGHGGEDGLANEFIVTQPGINNWANTNRYTMFVTVTCEFTKFDNPLRIAAGELTLQNPIGGSVAMITTTREITVVNGVDFNAILAPFLFDYDGNDDSVAEALRKTKNEINNNGKRVVFYLGDPAMKLSNPKPNVRLTHINDTPISQPTDTLKALSYVKMRGQVTTPSGGLLNNYTGNLEVTIFDKRIQRTTLGNDNVRDDDGQLLLLDFTTLGNTIFRGQASVTNGEFEFDFIVPQDIGIPVGNGRISFYAEKEGELDDQSGFNEQILVGGINENAPEDNEPPIINLFMNDESFVSGDITNSSPFILAKLEDLNGINTASGIGHDITAVLDGEEIDPIILNDYYEAEVDDYSKGEVVYRLRGLEEGLHTLTFTAWDTYNNKSTADIQFIVTGDDELAITRVLNYPNPFTNYTEFWFKHNRPFEPLEVQVQVMTVSGKVVWTTNQIVNTGVSELSRDITWDGRDDFGDRIGKGVYIYKLSVKSTVTNKSFSKFEKLVIL; from the coding sequence ATGAAAATATCTTTATTCTTTACTTTTTTATTATTTACTGTCGTTGTTACCGCACAATCTAAGCAGTTTTCTATTGTTTGGGAAGATGAAAAAGCTGTTGCAACCTCTAGATCTTCATTTACAGTACCAGGTTTTGAAACCAAGAATTTTGAATTTGATGATGTTTTAAAAACAATACATTATAGCACACAATGGAAAGAATCTGGATATATTTCACAAAATTCTGTTTCCTTAAGTAATGTATCTTACCAAACTATTAATAAGACATTACTATCTAACCTAGATACTTCGAAAATACCAACTAACCATAATCCTGAACTTAAAATTTCATACGCAAGAGGCATTGGTTATGCTACATTACGATTAAGCCCAATTATTAAAGACAAAAACACTTACAAGAGACTTACTTCTTTTACGGTTAATTACACCAACAACCCATCACTTCAACGAGCAACTAATAACACACAGTCTCAAGCAGTAACAAATTCTGTATTAGCATCTGGAAATATTTATAAGTTTTATGTTGAAAAGGATGGTGTGCATCAACTTACCCGTAGTTTCCTCCAAGATTTAGGTATGAATGTGAATAACATAGATCCTAGACGTTTAAAGATTTATGGACATGGCGGAAGAGCGTTACCATTATTAGTTTCAGAAAATGAACATTTTGATCCACCACAAGTTAGCATTCAAGTTATTGGCGAAGAAGACGGCAGTTTTGATAATAATGACAGTGTTCTTTTTTACGCCGAAAGTATTAATGGTTTTGTAGAGGAAAACAACAGCAATATTAATCCGTATGCAGAACGTGCTTACTACTATATCACAGCCGATGGTGATTTAGGTAATCGTATTTTTCCTTTTACTCAGCCTACAGGAACACCAGACGTAACTTTTACAACATTTGATGATTACAAGTTCGTTGAAGAAGACAGGTTTTCTCCTGTTTTAGTAGGAAGACGTTGGTTTGGAGATCGTTTTGATGTTGAGAATGACAGAACTTATGAGTTTAACTTCCCCAACATTGTAAATTCTGAGCAAATGCTCGTAAAAGTTTATGCAGCAGCAGCTTCAGAAAGCTCTACCACATTAAATGTAAATATTAATGGTGAAGATGTAGATAATCTCTTTTTTGGAGCCATTGCAGGAACATCCTTAGGAAGTGCTAATCAATTTGTCGGCAATGTAGATGCAACTTCAGATAATGTTTCAGTTAATCTCAATTACAATAATAATGGTAATCCTGCCAGTAGAGGCTACTTAGATTACATAAGTATAGAAGCACGACGAGAACTCATTGCAGACAATATTCAGTTTAAATTTAAAAATCGTGACGCTATATCAGCCTCTGGCATTGGAGAATATATAATTCAGAATTCACAAAACATATCTCAGGTTTGGGATATCACCAATGCACAACAAGTTACAAGTATTGCAAATACTACTAACGCAAATACATTATCTTTTAAAACCACATTAGGTGAAGAGAGAAACTATGTGGCTATTTCACCAACAGACTATTACACACCTTTGAGAGAATCACAATCACAGGTAATTAATCAAAATCTTAAAGGCACAATATTTAACAGCAATACAGCGAATTTTGAAGATGTAGATTATCTAATGCTGGTAGATAATACTTTAATTTCTGAAGCTAATAGGCTTGCTCAATACAGAAGAGATAGAGATGGCCTTAATGTAAAAGTAGTGCAGCTACAAACCATTTATAACGAATTTAGCTCTGGACAACAAGACATTTCTGCAATAAGAAATTTTGTTAAATATGTTTATGACAACGCCTCATCTCCAGCAAGCCGTTTAAAATACGTGTGTTTGTTTGGTGAAGGCTCTGTAGATTATAAAGACAGACTTCAAAATAACAACCTTATCATACCTACCTACCAAAGGCTTCGTAGCTTCTCTTTATTAAGCTCGTTTGCTTCAGATGATTATTTTGGGATGATAGACCCTAACGAAGGTACCTTTCAGAACTTTGACAAACTAGATATTGCTATTGGTAGAATTTTAGCCGACACACCTCAATTAGCAAGAACGTTAGTAGACAAAATTATTGATTACGAAAGCAAAGTATCTTATGGAAGATGGCGAAATAACTTTCTACTAATTTCAGATGATGTAGATGTTGAGTTTGAATATGAAGGTATCGAGGTACAACTAGATGCCTTGGGAGATGAAATAGGACAAAACAAACCTAGCTTAAATGTATATAAAATTCACTCAGATGCATTTCAACAAGAATCAACAGCTGGAGGAAACAGGTATCCAGATGTAAACGAAGCCATTACAAATGCAATAGAAAGAGGTGCCACTGTAACAAATTATTTTGGTCACGGCGGAGAAGATGGCTTAGCTAATGAATTTATTGTTACACAACCAGGAATTAATAATTGGGCAAATACAAACAGGTACACCATGTTTGTTACTGTAACTTGTGAGTTTACAAAATTTGACAACCCTTTAAGGATTGCTGCTGGAGAGTTAACACTACAAAATCCAATTGGCGGTTCTGTAGCTATGATTACTACAACAAGAGAAATTACCGTAGTAAATGGTGTAGATTTTAATGCAATCTTGGCACCATTCCTATTCGACTATGATGGTAATGACGACTCTGTTGCAGAAGCTTTAAGGAAAACTAAGAACGAAATAAACAACAACGGAAAACGTGTTGTGTTTTATTTAGGAGATCCTGCAATGAAACTCTCTAACCCTAAACCAAATGTGAGATTAACACATATTAATGACACTCCTATTTCTCAACCTACAGATACCCTAAAAGCATTAAGCTATGTAAAAATGAGAGGTCAAGTAACTACACCTTCTGGCGGATTGTTAAATAACTACACTGGTAATTTAGAAGTTACCATTTTTGATAAAAGGATACAACGCACAACATTAGGAAATGATAATGTGAGAGATGATGATGGGCAATTACTCCTACTAGATTTCACAACGTTAGGAAATACAATTTTTAGAGGCCAAGCCTCTGTCACTAACGGTGAGTTTGAGTTTGATTTTATAGTTCCACAAGATATAGGTATTCCTGTTGGTAATGGTAGAATTAGTTTTTATGCTGAAAAAGAAGGAGAGCTAGATGACCAATCCGGTTTTAATGAACAGATATTAGTAGGTGGAATAAATGAAAATGCGCCAGAAGATAACGAGCCTCCAATTATAAATCTCTTTATGAATGATGAGAGTTTTGTGTCTGGAGACATAACAAATAGCTCTCCATTTATATTAGCAAAATTAGAGGACCTTAATGGTATAAATACGGCGAGTGGTATTGGCCATGACATTACAGCTGTTTTAGATGGCGAAGAAATAGATCCTATAATCCTTAATGACTACTATGAAGCAGAAGTAGATGACTACTCTAAAGGTGAAGTTGTTTATAGGCTAAGAGGACTAGAAGAAGGTTTACATACATTAACCTTTACAGCTTGGGACACCTACAATAATAAATCTACTGCAGACATACAGTTTATTGTAACTGGTGATGATGAGCTTGCAATTACAAGGGTTTTAAATTACCCAAACCCATTTACAAATTATACAGAGTTTTGGTTTAAACATAATCGCCCATTTGAACCTTTAGAAGTACAAGTACAAGTTATGACTGTTTCCGGAAAAGTGGTCTGGACAACTAACCAAATAGTGAATACAGGTGTTTCAGAATTATCCAGAGATATAACTTGGGATGGCAGAGATGATTTTGGTGACCGTATAGGAAAAGGGGTTTATATTTATAAACTTTCGGTTAAATCTACAGTTACAAATAAGAGTTTCAGCAAATTTGAAAAACTGGTCATTCTATAA
- the gldJ gene encoding gliding motility lipoprotein GldJ, translated as MRMKIKLTYRVLAAITLCLGLVSCNNSREYRDSSRATGWNVNGKDGGFQLNTDFQEQETGPGLVFVEGGTFTMGQVQDDVMHDWNNTPNQQHVQSFYMDETEVTNAMYLEYLDWLKKVFPPTEESYRNIYNGALPDTLVWRNRLGYNETMTNNYLRHPAYAFYPVVGVNWIQAVEFSKWRTNRVNESILEEEGFTQRGAKYNVDAGSTFDTETYINSPTSTYGGNDEITRGGKMSERLEKNNTPRTNKDGTGGGEATDLYVQRKDGLLLPEYRLPTEAEWEYAALGLVGIRDYNVYRGRKKYPWDGQYTRSGNRRSRGDQLANFKQGDGDYGGIAGWSDDGADITAEIKTYEPNDYGLYDMAGNVAEWVADVYRPIVDDEFNDFNYYRGNVYTKNDINEDGTVKLVTTEDIVYDTLSNGKIIARDLPGEIVSVPVDEKETYLRTQFSTSDNRDFRDGDKRSTRYYTTFGDEEVSDTKRMYNAPTHQVSADSSGSLLREYDESSKRTTLVNDQVRVYKGGSWRDRAYWLDPANRRYFPQDMATDYIGFRNAMSRVGSKSKQGKRARN; from the coding sequence ATGCGTATGAAAATTAAATTAACCTATAGAGTGCTTGCTGCCATTACATTATGTCTTGGTTTGGTAAGTTGTAACAACTCGCGAGAATATAGAGATTCTTCAAGAGCTACTGGCTGGAATGTTAACGGAAAAGATGGTGGTTTTCAATTAAACACAGATTTTCAAGAACAAGAAACAGGTCCAGGATTAGTTTTTGTTGAAGGTGGTACTTTTACAATGGGTCAGGTACAGGATGATGTTATGCATGATTGGAATAACACTCCTAACCAACAACACGTTCAGTCTTTTTATATGGATGAGACCGAGGTGACCAATGCAATGTATTTAGAGTATTTAGATTGGTTGAAAAAAGTATTTCCTCCAACTGAAGAAAGCTACAGAAACATATATAATGGTGCATTACCAGATACTTTAGTTTGGAGAAACCGTTTAGGTTATAATGAAACAATGACCAATAACTACCTACGCCACCCAGCATATGCATTTTACCCAGTAGTTGGTGTAAACTGGATACAGGCAGTTGAATTTAGTAAATGGCGTACAAATAGAGTTAACGAGTCTATTCTTGAGGAAGAAGGCTTTACGCAAAGAGGCGCAAAATATAATGTAGACGCAGGTTCTACTTTTGATACTGAGACTTACATAAATTCTCCAACATCTACTTACGGTGGAAATGATGAGATTACTCGTGGTGGTAAGATGTCTGAGCGTTTAGAAAAAAATAATACACCTCGTACCAATAAAGATGGTACTGGTGGTGGAGAAGCAACAGATCTTTATGTACAACGTAAAGATGGTCTTTTATTACCAGAATACAGATTGCCAACAGAGGCAGAGTGGGAATACGCAGCACTTGGTTTAGTTGGAATTAGAGATTATAATGTTTATAGAGGACGTAAGAAATATCCTTGGGATGGCCAGTACACACGTTCTGGAAACCGCAGATCTCGTGGAGACCAATTAGCAAACTTTAAGCAAGGTGATGGTGATTATGGTGGTATTGCTGGTTGGAGTGATGATGGTGCAGATATCACTGCAGAAATTAAAACTTATGAGCCAAACGATTACGGTCTTTATGATATGGCTGGTAATGTTGCAGAATGGGTAGCAGATGTTTACAGACCTATTGTAGATGATGAGTTTAACGACTTTAACTACTATCGTGGTAACGTTTATACTAAAAACGATATTAATGAGGATGGTACAGTTAAGCTAGTAACTACAGAAGATATTGTTTATGATACTTTAAGCAACGGTAAAATTATAGCTAGAGATTTACCTGGAGAAATTGTTAGCGTACCTGTTGATGAAAAAGAAACTTACTTAAGAACTCAATTCTCAACAAGTGACAACCGTGACTTTAGAGATGGAGATAAGCGCTCTACAAGATATTACACAACTTTTGGAGATGAAGAAGTTTCTGATACTAAGCGTATGTATAACGCTCCAACACACCAAGTATCTGCAGATAGCTCTGGTTCTTTATTAAGAGAATACGATGAGTCATCTAAAAGAACAACTTTAGTTAATGACCAAGTACGTGTTTATAAAGGTGGTAGCTGGAGAGATAGAGCTTATTGGCTAGATCCTGCAAACCGTCGTTATTTCCCTCAAGATATGGCAACAGATTACATTGGTTTTAGAAATGCAATGTCACGTGTTGGTTCTAAATCTAAACAAGGAAAACGCGCTAGAAACTAA
- a CDS encoding UDP-N-acetylmuramoyl-tripeptide--D-alanyl-D-alanine ligase translates to MTLHHHFLNSTGISTDTRKIKKDNIFFALKGDNFNGNTYADLAIDQGASYVVIDEEQFKKDDRYILVDDVLQTLQELASFHRNYLGIPIISLTGSNGKTTTKELINAVLTKGYKTVATVGNLNNHIGVPLTLLSMSKDTELGIVEMGANHIGEIEMLCNIAQPDYGYITNFGKAHLEGFGSEEGVVIGKSELYKHLKSHDKIVFVNSNDAKQVDLTKGMKTFTFGLKQSDVWVSFKNVNPLVEMNLDNLTIKSNLIGVYNSNNIAAAVAIGRYFKISDKHIVEAVENYVPSNNRSQIIKKDNLTILLDAYNANPSSMKVALENLQALNDTPKYAILGDMFELGASAKKEHMSIAKLAASIHLDGVLLVGENFSNLNFDAPGIAYYTSTKELLENEDFSKYKTGTLLVKGSRGMALEQILDKL, encoded by the coding sequence ATGACACTTCATCACCATTTTTTAAACAGTACAGGTATAAGTACAGATACCAGAAAGATTAAAAAGGATAATATATTCTTTGCCCTAAAAGGAGATAACTTTAATGGTAATACTTATGCAGATTTAGCTATTGACCAAGGTGCATCTTATGTGGTAATAGATGAAGAGCAATTTAAAAAAGATGATAGATACATCTTGGTAGATGATGTTTTACAAACCCTACAGGAATTAGCTTCTTTTCATAGAAACTACTTAGGAATACCTATTATATCATTAACAGGAAGTAATGGGAAAACCACTACAAAAGAACTTATAAATGCAGTACTTACTAAGGGTTATAAAACAGTAGCCACAGTAGGAAATTTAAATAATCATATTGGTGTGCCGCTAACATTGCTTTCTATGTCTAAAGACACAGAGTTAGGAATAGTCGAGATGGGAGCAAATCATATTGGTGAGATAGAGATGCTTTGTAATATTGCACAACCAGACTATGGTTATATCACTAATTTTGGCAAAGCTCACTTAGAAGGATTTGGTAGTGAAGAAGGTGTAGTTATTGGTAAAAGTGAATTATATAAACACTTAAAAAGCCACGATAAAATTGTCTTTGTTAACTCTAATGATGCAAAGCAAGTTGATTTAACTAAAGGAATGAAAACCTTTACTTTTGGATTAAAACAATCTGATGTTTGGGTGTCCTTTAAAAATGTAAATCCTTTGGTTGAAATGAATTTAGACAACCTTACTATAAAAAGTAACCTTATAGGAGTTTACAATTCAAATAATATTGCGGCTGCCGTTGCAATAGGAAGATATTTTAAAATTTCAGATAAGCATATAGTTGAAGCTGTTGAGAATTATGTGCCTTCAAACAACAGATCTCAAATTATCAAAAAAGATAACTTGACAATATTATTAGATGCCTATAACGCAAATCCTAGTAGTATGAAAGTTGCTTTGGAAAACCTTCAGGCATTAAACGACACTCCTAAATATGCAATTCTAGGCGATATGTTTGAGTTGGGTGCTTCAGCTAAGAAAGAGCATATGAGTATTGCTAAGTTAGCAGCATCAATACATTTAGATGGTGTTTTATTGGTAGGTGAAAATTTCAGCAATTTAAATTTTGATGCGCCAGGTATAGCATATTATACTTCAACAAAAGAGCTATTGGAAAACGAAGATTTTTCAAAATATAAAACAGGAACATTGCTTGTAAAAGGATCCCGAGGAATGGCTTTGGAACAAATCCTGGATAAACTTTAA
- a CDS encoding HD domain-containing protein translates to MNLELISKVRAYCKSLIDNSKCKELPFHNWQHTEDVAIQTALISSFENLKDTEAEDLIIASYFHDTGNIEDVCNHEHFSCEFAASFLANEDFPEHRIKNVVSAIKATKMPQQPVSKLQQIICDADLAHLGKANFITKNLKLRFEWETCNNIKFTDVEWADLNIKFLEGHKFHTPFAQRNFTVQKSKNIDSLKTMLAQA, encoded by the coding sequence ATGAATTTAGAGTTAATTTCCAAAGTAAGAGCTTACTGCAAATCTTTAATAGATAATAGTAAGTGTAAAGAATTGCCATTTCACAATTGGCAACACACAGAAGATGTAGCAATACAAACAGCGTTAATATCTTCTTTTGAAAATTTAAAAGATACTGAAGCAGAAGACTTAATTATTGCTTCTTACTTTCACGATACAGGAAATATTGAAGACGTTTGTAACCACGAGCATTTTAGCTGTGAGTTTGCAGCATCTTTTCTAGCCAATGAAGATTTTCCTGAGCATAGAATTAAAAATGTGGTAAGTGCAATAAAAGCCACAAAGATGCCACAACAACCAGTAAGTAAATTACAGCAAATAATTTGTGATGCAGATTTGGCACATCTTGGTAAAGCCAATTTTATTACTAAAAACTTAAAATTAAGATTTGAATGGGAAACCTGTAATAATATTAAGTTTACAGATGTTGAGTGGGCAGATTTAAATATTAAATTCTTAGAAGGGCATAAATTTCATACGCCATTTGCACAACGAAATTTTACTGTACAAAAATCAAAAAATATTGATAGTTTGAAGACTATGTTAGCTCAAGCATAG
- a CDS encoding alkaline phosphatase D family protein — MKHILLLGFLIIVLSSKGQNIQYQRSSNNLATQSSTAVFNEDLQPFYHGVASGDPLSDRVIIWTRVTPENNETTIDVQWRVATDIEFTNVVLQGATTTDATVDYTVKVDAIGLNPATTYYYHFFALERSSIIGRTRTAPSADADQLRFAITSCSNYQAGYFNAYKKIAQRQDLDAVIHLGDYIYEYGSGPGTYGYSAERPDRANEPSNEIISLVDYRTRYSLYRLDPDLRAVHQQHPFITIWDDHESTNDSYKDGAENHNDGEGEWEDRKAISKQVYFEWLPIRNHPDNKISRTLNYGNLATIINLDTRLEGRELQIDDVNDPELYNVNRTMLGEPQRDWFFDELSNSTAKWKIVSNQVMLAEFNLGWASGGLGLGGDELESSFLDIWDGYPAERDKILDHIQDNNINDVVFLTGDIHTSFSYDVSKRPTDNHPDADNQDFMVDYDPNTGNGSIAVEFVGPSVTSDNFDEVLTAAGSAYIASGINQSSVANGFSNPNPHMKYTNLNDHGYYILDLTNTKAQADYYFIDILNSDSNTEAFDEGWFTNTLDNHLTQATEAAPEKNEQPELAPVEVPDFGTLSNDEFTSKDLAVFSLYPNPLYSNNILYLQYGVKNDTRIKISLYNLQGKQVHTFYNKETPQGIFFSGFTLPAIANGNYILNISTRDTTISKQIIIK; from the coding sequence ATGAAACATATTTTACTATTAGGTTTTCTAATAATTGTACTTTCATCGAAAGGACAAAACATTCAATACCAACGTTCCTCAAACAATTTAGCCACACAATCTTCTACAGCAGTATTTAATGAAGATTTACAACCATTTTATCATGGCGTTGCCTCTGGTGATCCGCTTTCAGATCGTGTTATAATTTGGACTCGTGTAACTCCAGAAAACAATGAGACAACTATTGATGTGCAATGGAGAGTTGCTACAGATATAGAATTTACAAATGTAGTGTTACAAGGAGCTACCACTACAGATGCAACTGTAGATTATACTGTAAAAGTAGATGCTATTGGTCTTAATCCTGCAACTACATACTACTATCACTTTTTTGCTTTAGAAAGAAGCTCAATCATAGGTAGAACTAGAACAGCACCAAGTGCAGATGCAGATCAACTAAGGTTTGCTATAACAAGCTGCTCAAACTATCAAGCAGGATATTTTAATGCGTATAAGAAAATTGCCCAACGCCAAGACTTAGATGCTGTTATACATTTAGGAGACTATATTTATGAATATGGTTCAGGACCTGGAACATATGGTTATAGCGCAGAAAGACCAGATAGAGCAAATGAACCTTCTAATGAAATTATTTCTTTAGTAGATTACAGAACACGTTACTCATTATATAGGTTAGATCCAGATTTAAGAGCTGTGCACCAACAACACCCATTCATTACAATTTGGGATGACCACGAAAGCACTAATGACAGTTACAAAGATGGTGCAGAAAACCATAATGATGGTGAAGGCGAATGGGAAGACCGCAAAGCCATTTCTAAACAGGTTTATTTCGAATGGTTGCCTATAAGAAATCATCCAGATAATAAAATTTCAAGAACACTTAATTATGGTAATCTTGCAACTATAATTAACTTAGACACACGCCTTGAAGGCAGAGAACTACAAATAGATGATGTAAACGATCCAGAATTATACAATGTAAATCGCACAATGCTTGGTGAGCCACAAAGAGATTGGTTCTTTGATGAACTAAGCAACTCAACCGCAAAATGGAAAATAGTCTCTAACCAAGTAATGCTTGCTGAATTTAACTTAGGCTGGGCTTCTGGTGGTTTAGGGTTAGGTGGTGATGAACTTGAGAGTTCCTTCTTAGATATATGGGATGGATATCCTGCAGAACGAGATAAAATTTTAGATCATATACAAGACAACAATATTAATGATGTCGTTTTTTTAACTGGAGATATTCACACTTCGTTTTCTTATGATGTTTCTAAGAGGCCAACAGACAACCATCCAGATGCAGATAACCAAGACTTTATGGTTGATTATGATCCAAATACCGGAAATGGATCTATAGCAGTTGAATTTGTTGGACCAAGTGTTACTTCAGATAATTTTGATGAAGTTTTAACTGCAGCAGGATCTGCCTATATTGCTTCTGGCATAAACCAATCAAGCGTTGCTAACGGTTTTTCTAATCCTAATCCGCACATGAAATATACTAACCTAAACGATCACGGTTACTATATACTAGACTTAACTAACACTAAAGCACAGGCAGATTACTACTTTATAGATATATTGAATTCTGACTCTAACACTGAAGCTTTTGATGAAGGTTGGTTTACAAATACGTTAGATAACCACCTAACACAAGCAACTGAAGCCGCACCAGAAAAAAATGAACAACCAGAATTAGCACCTGTTGAAGTTCCAGATTTTGGTACACTTTCAAATGATGAGTTTACTTCAAAAGATTTAGCAGTATTTAGCCTATACCCTAACCCACTTTATAGTAACAACATTTTATACTTACAATATGGTGTTAAGAATGATACCAGAATAAAAATAAGTTTATACAACTTACAAGGTAAACAAGTTCACACATTTTATAATAAGGAGACGCCACAAGGAATTTTCTTTAGCGGTTTTACATTACCGGCAATAGCTAATGGTAACTATATTTTAAACATTTCAACAAGAGACACTACCATTTCAAAACAAATTATTATCAAGTAA